The genomic stretch CGCCTTAAGGCGCCTATAATGCAGCTCCAGTTTGCAGAATTGAAGGCGTTCTTGACGTCCAGAGTCATGACTATGCAGTACTCCTTTGCACCACCACGCCATCTTCTGCCTGCGATGACTCTCCTTGCTATGTCCGTTACTTGTGAGATAGCGTCTACGGTTGAGTGATGCTTTCTGAAACCATATTGCATGGGTGACAGATCTCCTGCTTGTCGGACAGACTCCTCTAGCCTATGGCTCACCAGCCTCTCCAATATTTTGCCTGTTGTATCGAGCAGGCAAATCGGTCGACGGCGAATCTAGTGGCTTGTTCGGCTTTGGGATCAGCACCAGATTCTGCAGTTTCCATGGGCGGGGGGAAGACACCTTGCCTCATACACTGTCCAAAAACTTCTGTAAAGCACTGCGGATGGAGCCTGATCGCCATCTTCAGCGCGCGATTTGGGATCGCGTCCGGCCCAGGTGACTTGGACTCCTTGATTCTTGCCGCTGCCAGCAGTACTTCCTCTAACGTAACCTCTGGGACCTCCGTATAGAGCCGGTGCTCTACGTGATCTTCCACTGATGGAACAGTGAATGAGCCCGAGAACAGAGCATCCACTATGCCGTTTAGGACGCCCTCCTCTCTAGGCACTGCACATGTATTTGGCTTGAGTTTTTTTAAGCACCACTTTGTAGGCCATTCCCCAGATGTCTCGGTCGGCTTCGTCGCAAAGTTCTAGGAATTTCTCCTTCTTGCTGCTCAAGATGGACTTCTTCAGCAGCCTGCGATTAAGCGCGTACTCCAGCCTTCTTGTTTCGAAATCAACTCTGCCTCGTGAACGTTGCAGAATCCTTCGCGATCTTATACATCGCCTTCTTGCGTCTGCGATCTGCTGGTTCCACCAATATACTGGTGCGTGATGTCTTTTGCACGATCTTCGCACCGCCATGCTAGCGTCGCAGGCATCCGTGATTGAGCGCATGAGCAGCTCGGCGCTTACCTCTGCGTTGTCACTCCAGTTGGGAACTGCAAAGGATCTAGCGAAAGCTTCCGGGTCCAACTTTGTAAGCCTTTCCGCTCTGTGGTCCATTTGCTCGCGGTGACTCGATATGGTTCAGATCTATCGTGATCGCCCTATGATCACTCGCTGTGTAGACATTGCTAATGGTCCACGTCGCTGATCTAGCAATTGGACAGCTAGCGAATGCTAGATCTATAACCGATCCAGTGCCAGCTCTGGTGAAAGTGTGTTGGTTGCCATTGTTCATGAGGGCCATGTCTAATGTGGCAAGGGCTTCCAGCACTGTTTGTCCTTGGGCGTTTGTCCGGGTGCTACCCCATTCCTCCGCCCAGGCATTGAAGTCACCAGCGATGATCACCTGTGGCTTTCCCCTTGCGTCGAGTGCTAACTCCTCCATGACTGATGCGAATTCTGAGAAGGTGAGACTGGGAGCCAGATAGCAGCTGTATAGGCACTGGTTTCCCCATCTAGCACGAACCCACGCGATGAGCGCACATCAGTAAGCTGAGGCTGTTCTAGGCCACATACCCATATTGACGCCTTTCCTTCCGCATCTTCGACGTAATTTGGACTCTGGATTCTTCTATATG from Drosophila sulfurigaster albostrigata strain 15112-1811.04 unplaced genomic scaffold, ASM2355843v2 ctg21_pilon, whole genome shotgun sequence encodes the following:
- the LOC133849886 gene encoding uncharacterized protein LOC133849886; the protein is MTQRLLQLNLNHCLAAQELLKQTVRELKVDAALLSEPYRRIQSPNYVEDAEGKASIWVCGLEQPQLTDVRSSQFASVMEELALDARGKPQVIIAGDFNAWAEEWGSTRTNAQGQTVLEALATLDMALMNNGNQHTFTRAGTGSVIDLAFASCPIARSATWTISNVYTAIPNWSDNAEVSAELLMRSITDACDASMAVRRSCKRHHAPVYWWNQQIADARRRCIRSRRILQRSRGRVDFETRRLEYALNRRLLKKSILSSKKEKFLELCDEADRDIWGMAYKVVLKKTQAKYMCMEDHVEHRLYTEVPEVTLEEVLLAAARIKESKSPGPDAIPNRALKMAIRLHPQCFTEVFGQCMRQGVFPPPMETAESGADPKAEQATRFAVDRFACSIQQAKYWRGW